A DNA window from Vigna angularis cultivar LongXiaoDou No.4 chromosome 1, ASM1680809v1, whole genome shotgun sequence contains the following coding sequences:
- the LOC128194094 gene encoding uncharacterized protein LOC128194094 produces MEEEQHTRDLIAQMQAQIQAQARTIQAQTHAQQEMQRRHAEEITMLRAERGRVERSTQHSESTADRGNNQHNDNAGSRNQQPSRHTDPNDRGRREPSPLRTDRPSSLLPFTAIVMQAPMPEKNPPVLDKYDGSTDPDNHLRIFTNAMVFYTDSDPVMCRAFSLSLKDEALEWYNTLPPNTVDCFATVENLFKRQYASNRNQEVTPAELVNTKQEKGETLKAFMKRYMETARRVKEVSQSFIITTLPSCLKPGYFAEKLYARPPKTMEELQERIAEFIRMEDMRISQRKRQQETEASGGRKDGKRPFDNNGKSGEFARTFKFNHYTPLNTPRAKVLEEALNAELLTLQTKPSPRYADERKRCHFHQNRGHTTEECITLKNEIERLVRAGHLRKYIQEARRSPERAYRKNERRRDYSRSPARHRERSVRGVIN; encoded by the coding sequence atggaggAAGAGCAACACACCAGAGATTTGATAGCGCAGATGCAGGCACAAATACAGGCACAGGCCAGAACCATACAAGCACAAACGCACGCACAACAGGAGATGCAGCGACGACACGCAGAGGAAATTACAATGTTGAGAGCAGAACGAGGTCGTGTCGAGCGGTCAACTCAACACTCGGAGTCCACAGCCGATCGGGGTAACAACCAACACAATGATAACGCTGGAAGTCGTAATCAGCAGCCATCTCGGCATACTGACCCGAACGATCGGGGAAGAAGGGAACCGTCCCCCTTACGAACCGATCGGCCCTCCAGTCTGCTCCCTTTCACTGCGATCGTCATGCAAGCTCCAATGCCAGAGAAGAACCCTCCTGTATTGGATAAGTACGATGGCTCGACAGACCCCGACAATCATCTCAGGATTTTCACCAATGCAATGGTGTTCTACACGGACAGTGATCCGGTTATGTGCAGAGCCTTCTCCTTATCACTCAAGGACGAAGCATTAGAGTGGTATAACACTCTTCCCCCAAacacagtggattgcttcgccACTGTGGAAAATCTTTTTAAAAGGCAATACGCCTCCAATCGTAATCAGGAAGTAACGCCAGCAGAACTGGTAAATACTAAGCAGGAAAAGggagaaactttgaaggcctttatgaaaaggtatatGGAAACTGCACGACGAGTCAAAGAGGTAAGTCAATCTTTTATCATCACCACTTTGCCTTCCTGTCTAAAACCAGGGTACTTTGCTGAGAAGTTGTATGCGCGACCCCCAAAAACAATGGAGGAGCTCCAAGAACGGATAGCCGAATTCATCCGCATGGAGGACATGCGAATTTCACAAAGAAAGCGACAACAAGAAACTGAGGCAAGTGGAGGTAGAAAGGACGGTAAACGACCGTTCGACAATAATGGTAAAAGCGGGGAGTTTGCCcgaacatttaaatttaatcattatacACCCCTCAACACACCTAGGGCAAAAGTTCTTGAAGAAGCTCTAAACGCTGAACTTCTCACACTCCAAACGAAACCATCTCCAAGATACGCAGATGAAAGGAAGCGCTGTCATTTTCATCAGAATCGTGGACATACTACAGAAGAATGCATTACGCTCAAAAACGAAATAGAACGTCTCGTTCGAGCAGGACACCTCCGTAAGTACATACAGGAAGCAAGAAGAAGTCCCGAACGAGCGTATCGGAAGAACGAACGAAGGCGAGACTATAGTCGTAGTCCTGCTCGCCATCGTGAACGATCGGTTCGCGGAGTTATAAACTGA
- the LOC108341200 gene encoding cold-regulated protein 27 isoform X2, which yields MTWHTNDCTDTCKSEAMWSLFPSPHTTSLPLNRTQRVSSPLKLRSRFMEPHDLRRHLSPPLFSDPEPLPEYLTRSTSDSSAVTVEDTSKDFSSHSAPAPLLSTRWTDQQHSLYIRSLEASFVNELHRSMRLCRWSIKNSTDEACQYRILRNSHNMPRQTLALQDACQKRINLERISPLFESTADSHILTGSQFELASVDRGCSLEEPINCKYGLFCDQEIHARGSSTLELAFSTTEVTDQNFKDEEAKSSCIPLVKRLKKAAADGSSSDQSVPFGKLHTPDVSISSNGTSENRGHELLSELPESISQSLICRTFLWELREYATH from the exons ATGACGTGGCACACCAACGACTGCACTGACACGTGTAAAAGCGAAGCCATGTGGAGCCTTTTTCCTTCCCCGCATACAACCTCTCTTCCCCTCAACCGAACACAGAGGGTTTCTTCTCCGCTGAAACTCCGATCACGCTTCATGGAACCGCACGATCTCCGTCGCCACCTTTCGCCGCCGCTCTTCTCCGATCCGGAACCATTGCCTGAGTACCTCACCCGCTCCACCTCTGACTCCTCTGCTGTCACCGTCGAGGACACGTCCAAGGACTTCTCGTCTCATTCCGCGCCCGCTCCGCTTCTG TCAACTAGATGGACGGATCAGCAGCACAGTCTATATATTCGTTCTTTAGAAGCCTCATTTGTGAATGAATTGCATCGTTCTATGCGTTTATGTCGTTGGAGCATAAAAAATAGCACAGATGAAGCATGTCAGTATAGAATTTTACGAAATTCACATAATATGCCTAGGCAG aCCCTGGCTCTACAAGATGCCTGCCAGAAGAGGATCAACCTTGAAAGAATTTCACCTTTGTTTGAGAGCACTGCTGATTCTCATATTCTTACAGGAAGTCAATTTGAACTTGCATCTGTGGATAGAGGCTGTAGTTTGGAAGAGCCTATTAACTGCAAGTATGGCTTGTTTTGTGATCAGGAAATTCATGCAAGAGGAAGTTCAACATTAGAATTGGCTTTCAGTACTACAG AGGTCACCGATCAAAACTTCAAGGATGAAGAAGCCAAGTCAAGCTGCATCCCTTTGGTGAAAAGGTTGAAGAAAGCTGCAGCTGATGGTTCAAGCAGTGATCAA AGTGTGCCGTTTGGAAAACTTCACACACCAGATGTTTCAATTAGTAGTAATGGAACCTCAGAAAATAGAGGACATGAATTGCTATCAGAACTCCCAGAGTCCATTTCCCAAAGTCTGATCTGCCGTACTTTCTTATGGGAGCTGAGAGAATATGCAACACATTGA
- the LOC108341200 gene encoding cold-regulated protein 28 isoform X1, which produces MTWHTNDCTDTCKSEAMWSLFPSPHTTSLPLNRTQRVSSPLKLRSRFMEPHDLRRHLSPPLFSDPEPLPEYLTRSTSDSSAVTVEDTSKDFSSHSAPAPLLDQSTRWTDQQHSLYIRSLEASFVNELHRSMRLCRWSIKNSTDEACQYRILRNSHNMPRQTLALQDACQKRINLERISPLFESTADSHILTGSQFELASVDRGCSLEEPINCKYGLFCDQEIHARGSSTLELAFSTTEVTDQNFKDEEAKSSCIPLVKRLKKAAADGSSSDQSVPFGKLHTPDVSISSNGTSENRGHELLSELPESISQSLICRTFLWELREYATH; this is translated from the exons ATGACGTGGCACACCAACGACTGCACTGACACGTGTAAAAGCGAAGCCATGTGGAGCCTTTTTCCTTCCCCGCATACAACCTCTCTTCCCCTCAACCGAACACAGAGGGTTTCTTCTCCGCTGAAACTCCGATCACGCTTCATGGAACCGCACGATCTCCGTCGCCACCTTTCGCCGCCGCTCTTCTCCGATCCGGAACCATTGCCTGAGTACCTCACCCGCTCCACCTCTGACTCCTCTGCTGTCACCGTCGAGGACACGTCCAAGGACTTCTCGTCTCATTCCGCGCCCGCTCCGCTTCTG GATCAGTCAACTAGATGGACGGATCAGCAGCACAGTCTATATATTCGTTCTTTAGAAGCCTCATTTGTGAATGAATTGCATCGTTCTATGCGTTTATGTCGTTGGAGCATAAAAAATAGCACAGATGAAGCATGTCAGTATAGAATTTTACGAAATTCACATAATATGCCTAGGCAG aCCCTGGCTCTACAAGATGCCTGCCAGAAGAGGATCAACCTTGAAAGAATTTCACCTTTGTTTGAGAGCACTGCTGATTCTCATATTCTTACAGGAAGTCAATTTGAACTTGCATCTGTGGATAGAGGCTGTAGTTTGGAAGAGCCTATTAACTGCAAGTATGGCTTGTTTTGTGATCAGGAAATTCATGCAAGAGGAAGTTCAACATTAGAATTGGCTTTCAGTACTACAG AGGTCACCGATCAAAACTTCAAGGATGAAGAAGCCAAGTCAAGCTGCATCCCTTTGGTGAAAAGGTTGAAGAAAGCTGCAGCTGATGGTTCAAGCAGTGATCAA AGTGTGCCGTTTGGAAAACTTCACACACCAGATGTTTCAATTAGTAGTAATGGAACCTCAGAAAATAGAGGACATGAATTGCTATCAGAACTCCCAGAGTCCATTTCCCAAAGTCTGATCTGCCGTACTTTCTTATGGGAGCTGAGAGAATATGCAACACATTGA